The genomic window CAGGCGTCACCGTGGACCACACGGACAAGGGCATTCGCATCACCCGCTCCGGCACGCCGCTGACGCCGGTGGACATTGTGACCCAGCCATACCCTGCCTTCCCCACGGACCTGCAGGCCCAGTTCATGGCCCTGATGACCATGGCCGACGGCAATGCCCAGATGACCGAAACGATTTTTGAAAACCGCTTCATGCATGTGCAGGAGCTGGCCCGTCTCGGTGCGCTCGTGTCCCTGCATGGCGACCGGGCGATTGTCTCCGGCGTCAAAGCCCTGCGCGGTGCACCGGTCATGGCAACGGATCTGCGGGCATCCGTGTCGCTGGTGATTGCGGGCTTGGCAGCGGAGGGCGAAACAACTATCTCTCGCGTCTACCATCTGGATCGCGGCTTTGAGCGTCTCGAAGACAAGCTCTCCGCCTGCGGTGCTGATATCTCACGCCTTCCTGGATAGTTGCCCGGATAAATCATGAAACCGCTTCTGCTACGCATAGAAGACGAGCAAGACCTCGCCGTGCTGTCCGCCCATCTTCAGGATGCGGTGACGGCGGTGGGCGACTTTGCCTATGAAAAGAAGCGGCGGCGGTTTGCAGGCGTCTTCAACCGCTTCCGTTGGGAAGCTGAGGGCACTTCCAAGCTGGGCCCAAAGCGTCATTCGCGCATCCGTGCGGGCGTGCATTTCGATGATGTGCTGGCCGTCCGCTCCCAGAATATCCGCCTTGAGGCCAAGGACGCGGTGGTGGAGTTGCTCGCCATCCGGTTTGAAAAGACCGGCGGTGACGAGGACCCGGCGGGCACGATCACATTTGATTTTGCCGGCGGCGGGACGATTGCACTGGACGTGGAGTGCCTTGAGGGCCATTTGACCGATATCGGGCAGCCGTGGGAAACCACATCCAAGCCCGAACACGATCTGGACGCCTGACCCGCGCTTGCAAGCGCCCCTCAATACCAAGTGATGACATGACCGGACGATCTCAGCCCCAGCGCTCAGAACCAAGACGCCTCGATGCGCGCAGTGCCGATTTTGAAGCACAGTTTGCCGAGCTGCTCACCGCCAAGCGGGAGACGGCAGTGGACGTCAACAACGACGTTGCTGCCATCATCGCGGATGTGCAGGCGCGCGGCGATCAGGCTGTCATTGATCTGACCAACAAGTTTGACCGGCTGTCGCTGAAAGGCGCGGACGACCTGCGCATCCCGCAGGAGCGCCTCGACGCTGCTGCCGCGAATGTGTCGACCGAAACCCTTGATGCCCTCAAACTCGCCGCGGATCGCATCGAGGCCTTCCACGCCAAACAACTTCCCGAATCCATGCGCTTCACCGATGAAGCAGGCGTAGAGCTGGGTCACCGCTGGTCTGCCGTCGATGCGGCTGGTCTGTATGTGCCCGGCGGCACGGCAGCCTATCCGTCATCCGTCCTGATGAACGCCATTCCCGCCCGCGTCGCCGGTGTGGAGCGCGTCGTTATGGTGGTGCCGACGCCCGATGGCATCGAGAACCCGCTCGTGCTTGCCGCCGCCAAGCTGGCAGGTGTCACCGAGGTCTATCGCATCGGCGGGGCCCAGGCCGTCGCCGCACTCGCCTATGGCACAAACACCATCGCGCCGGTTGATAAGATCGTCGGCCCCGGCAACGCCTATGTGGCTGCTGCCAAGCGTCAGGTCTTCGGCACCGTCGGCATCGACATGATCGCCGGTCCCTCAGAAATTCTTGTCGTCGCCGACGGCGAAAATGATCCCGCCTGGATTGCGGCTGACCTGCTCAGTCAGGCCGAGCATGATCCCTCGTCCCAGTCGATCCTGATTACGGACAATGTGCAGTGTGCGGATGATGTGGCACAAGCTGTTGCCAGTCAGCTCAAGCAGCTGTCACGCGAGAACACGGCCTCCGCCAGCTGGCACGACTATGGGGCCATCATCACCGTGCCATCGCTCGATGATGCGATTCCGCTGGTAAATCGTCTGGCCCCGGAACACCTGGAATTGGCCGTCGCCGATCCTGAACCGCTGGCCGACAAGGTGCGTCACGCGGGGGCCATTTTCCTGGGCCGCTATACGCCTGAGGCGGTGGGCGACTATGTGGCTGGCACCAACCACGTGCTGCCAACGGCCCGCTCCGCCCGATTCTCATCCGGCCTGTCCGTGCTCGACTTCATGAAGCGTACGTCGCTGGTGAAATGCGATGCGGATAGCCTGGGCCGTATTGGTCCGGCAGCGGTGGCGCTTGCAGATGCGGAAGGGCTTGAAGCCCACGGTCGCTCAGTGTCGATCCGCTTGAACAGGTAGCGCGGCATAATGGACTCTCCGGTCAAGCCGGAGGGTGGCGGAGAATTTTGAGTTCGGTCGACAAAAGAAACGCCATTGTCCGGTTTAACCGGACAATCCATTCAACAGCTGGCTGTTTCCCGACTCCGTGCCCTAGGAACACCGCCGCCAAACCCATAGACTGCCCCCGCACTCTCATCTCCTGGTCCTTCCATGACTGACGAACCCACATCCGAGCAGACGCCCGATCCGACCAAGCGGATCGCATCTATCGTGCTCGACGAGGCCAGCGTCGTGCGGCGGACGCCGGAGATCGAGCATGAGCGCAAGGTCGCGATCTTCGATCTGCTGGAAGACAATACCTTTGCCCCCGTTGGCAGCGAAGGCGGGCCCTACAATCTGCATCTCGCCATCGAGGAAAACCGGCTGGTGTTCGACATCCGCGATGAGGCCGAAGAGCCCCACGGCAAGGTCATTTTGTCCCTGTCGCCGTTCCGCAAGATCATCAAGGACTACTTCCTGATCTGCGAAAGCTACTACGAAGCCATTCGGTCAGCGTCGCCGTCCAAGATCGAGTCCATCGATATGGGACGTCGCGGCCTGCACAATGAAGGGGCAGAGCTTCTGACGGCCCGGCTCGACGGCAAGATCACCATCGACCATGACACCTCACGCCGTCTCTTCACGCTCATCTGTGTTCTGCACATGAAGGGCTAGGGCACCATGCGGGGCCCCAATGGCGAAGACCTGCCAGACGCAATCCTGTTTGCCTGCAGCCAGAACGCCGTCCGCTCACCCATGGCGGAAGGCATCATGCAGCTGCTCTATGGCCGTCATGTCTATGTGGATTCGGTCGGTGTGCGGGCAGGGGAGGTGGACCCCTTCGTCATCGTCGTGATGGATGAACTGGGCATCGACCTCACCAAGCACAAACCGCGCAGCTTTGATGAACTGGAAGACACGAGCTTTGATCTCATCGTGTCCCTGACACCGCAGGCCCAGCACAGCGCCGTCGACATGACCCGCGCCATGGCAGCCGACGTCGAGTATTGGCCAACCCACGACCCCACCCTGGTGGAAGGGTCTCGCGAGCAGCGCCTCAACGCCTATCGCGAAGTCCGCGATGCCCTGATGGCCCGCATCAAGGAGCGGTTCGGCTGGCGAGCGGCACCAAGCGGCTAAACCTACTTAGGACTGAACTGCCTAAGCCTGAACAGGATGCGCCTCAAACTGCTTGGCGTCATCACAGATGTCGTACCAGGCAGGCTTCTCCGCCACGAACTCATGAAACTGGTTGCGGACGCCCGGGTCCTCGTCGAGCACATGGGCATTGATCGGGAAGCTGTTTTCGTCGGACAGGATTTCCCCCAGCGATGTGCCGCAGACCTTGCAGAAACAGCGCGCATATTTGTACGGCGGCGACGGCTCATAGGTCGCAATCTGATCGCGGCCGGAAATCCACTTGATGTCGTCTTTCTTGACGAACACCAGCGAGCCCGCCCCAACCTTGCGGCAGCGCGAGCAATGGCACGTGCCCATCATGGATGGCGGCGCGGTCAGCTCAAATTTTACGGCACCGCAGCAGCAACTTCCCTGCATCACTTTTCTCCCTCGTTTGATGAGAACATTGAGTGAACATTTGAGTCGCGTCAATGGTTCTGCCGCTTGATTATGCTGCCGTCTTGATTTTGCCGGCCCGAATGCCCATTCTCCGGCCCAATTCACGGACATACGCGTTGAGTGCCGCATCTGGTGTGCGTTCCGCCTGTCCAATCTGTTGAGACGCTGGAAAGGCCATAATGGCAAAAGAAGAACTACTCGAGTTTCCAGGAACAGTCGTCGAACTGCTCCCCAACGCCACCTTCCGGGTGGAGCTTGAGAACGAACATCAGATCATCGCCCACACCGCAGGCAAGATGCGCAAGAACCGCATCCGCGTGCTGGCCGGCGACAAGGTGCTGGTTGAAATGACGCCCTACGATCTCACCAAGGGCCGCATCACCTATCGCTACAAGTAAGAGCGAGGGCACGACCATGCGTGCCTCCCCAAAGACAGCGAAGCTGGTGCTGGCAAGCGCATCGCCGCGCCGCCTTGATCTGCTCGCGCAGGCCGGCATCGTCCCGGATAGCGTAGACCCCGCAGACATTGACGAGACCCCGGCCAGAAGCGAGCTGCCGCGCCCCCATGCCCTGCGCCTGGCCCGTGACAAGGCACAGGCCGTCGCTGTCCGTCACCCGGATGCCTTCGTACTTGCAGCCGACACGGTGGTGGGCGTTGGACGGCGCATTCTCCCCAAGACCGAAGACGAAGCGTCCGCTCGACAATGTCTTGAGCTTTTGTCCGGACGCGCGCACCGGGTGTTCACCGGCGTCTGCCTTGTCGCCCCAGGAGGCAGGGTTTCAGCCCAGGTGGTTGAGGCGCGGGTCCACATGAAGCGCCTTAGCGACATGGAACTTGCGTCGTATCTGTCGTCCGGCGAGTGGCAGGGTAAGGCAGGTGGCTACGCCATTCAGGGCCGCGCATCGGCCTTTATTCCGTCGATCTCAGGCTCCTATACGGCGATTGTCGGTCTGCCGCTGGCTGAAACGGTCAATATGCTCAACGGTGCCGGTTACGTAGCGTCCTCCAGCGACTAATCCGCCGCCCAATCCGCCACCTGACCTGCCCTGACTGGTATTTTGCCTTAATTGCAGCCTAGACTTGGGTTGAAACATATTCGTGAGTCTTAGACCTTCCATGAGCGACGAAATTCTCATCAATGTCGGTATCGGCGAAACGCGCGTTGCGCTCGTTGACGACGGCATGCTGCGCGATCTGGTGATCGAACGCAGCGTTGATGACAGCGCCCACGGGCCCTGCTCGGGTGGCACAACTGGTGCCAGCCTCGTCGGCAATCTCATGATCGGCCGTGTGGAGCGCGTGCTCCCGGGCATGCAGGCGGCCTTTGTTGATATTGGTCTGCCGCGGTCCGGCTTCCTCGGCGTCCGCGAAGCGCAATGTCTGTGCGAACTCATGGGGCTGCGCGACGCAGGAAAAATGCCCCGCATCAATGATTGCGTCCGCGAAGGCGAAAAGGTGCTGGTACAGGTCCTCAAGGACCCAATCGGCGATAAAGGCCCGCGCCTGTCCGCCAATGTCACCATCCCCGGTCGCCTCCTCGTGCTCGTCCCCCATCAGCCCGGCGTCGCCCTGTCGCGCCGCATTGAAGATGAAGACGATCGCGCCCGCCTGACCGAACTGGTCGAGCGTGTCGGCGCCGATGTTGCCGCAAGCGAAACCGGCGATGATCTCGCCAAGGCCGGCTGGATCGTCCGAACCGCAGCGCTGCAGGCTGATGAAGCCGCGGTGGAACGTGATGCCCGCCACGTGCTGGAAACCTGGCGCGAGGTCAAAGAGCGCGCCAAGGGCATGAACGGCCCGGCCACCGTGTTCAAGGAACTAGGGCCCGTGCAGCGCGTGCTGCGGGACCACCTGAACGAAGACACCAAGGCCGTGCTGATCGACGATGCGGATGCCTTCGTCAAAGCCCGCGCCTATTGCGACGCGGTGATGCCCGGCTATGCAGATCGCCTGAAGCACCACACCAGCCGCAAGCCGCTCTTCGCCGAGCATGGCGTCGACGCTGAAATTGAAACAGCCCTGTCCTCCCGCGTGGATCTGCCGTCCGGTGGCTGGATCACGGTCGAGCGCACTGAAGCACTGACGGCGGTGGATGTGAACTCTGGCAGCTTTACAGCGTCAACCAATCTTGAGCAGACCAGTCACCGCATCAACATGGAAGCAGCGGACGCCATTGCCAGCCAGGTGCGCCTGCGCGGTGTCGGCGGCCTTGTCATCATCGACTTCATTCATCTGGCCGAAGACGCCCACAAGGAAGAAGTCGTGGCCCGCCTGGAAGCAGGCTTTGAGGGTGATCGCACGCCCACGCAAATTCTTCCGATGACGGAGTTTTCCACCGTCGAGATGACCCGCAAGCGCGTCCGCGAACCGCTGGACCGTCTGCTACTCGACCCCGTGCGCCGCGATCCCAACAAGACCCGCGCCACTGTGGCCTATGAAGCCCTGCGGGCAGCGGAAGCGGCGGCCACCGAAAATCCCGGCCAGCCCCTGTCGCTTCATACAGCGCCGGACATTGTCACCTGGCTGGAAGATTCAGGCCTGATGCCGCAACTGCGCGCCCGTCTGGGTGTGGATGTCACACTCACCGCTGTCGAAGGCGCCCGCCGCCACCACATCGACGTCGCGGTGATGGCCTGAAGGTGAGGGTCTGGTTCGTGTCTCAATCCAAAGCCAAATGCACCAATTGCAGCAAGCCGATGGTGGCGGAGTACCGCCCGTTCTGCTCCAAGCGCTGCGCCGATGTGGACCTCAACCGCTGGCTGGGCGGCCATTACGCCATTCCCGCCGTCGAGCCGCCCGATGAGTGGGATATGGCCGCTGCTCAAAGCGAATCCGAGACCAAGCACTAGCCTGCACAAATGTGCCATTGGGCCGCCGCGAGGCCGCCACGCGGCCACCAGACCCATCCGCCGAAGACGATCTCAAAATCGCGCCACGATGACTGGACTTAACCGCAGGATTTGCCTATAAACCGCCGCCTTGGCTCCGGTTTCCAACCGGCTCCGCCTCACGCGGAAAACAGGTCTGATCATCATGTGCGATCACACCCCTTTGCCAGGTTCGCCCGGGTAGCTCAGTTGGTAGAGCATGCGACTGAAAATCGCAGTGTCGGTGGTTCGATCCCGCCCCCGGGCACCATTGTTTTCAATGGGTTAGTTGTCGTGAGCCTAATGCGCTCTTTGGTTGCCGTGTAGTTTCAGTGTAACTGGGCGCACGGTGACACTCCGTTACAGGTCCAGCAATTACCCGCAGCCGTATCTCAAAGCTCTCCACGAGCCCGGTGCTGTCAGGGTATGCGACAACGTTATCACGCGCCGCAAAGACAGTCTCAGTCTAAAACGCGCCCCGATCGGTGGCACCCAACACCCAGTCAGGGTCAGTCACGTCAAGGTGCCTTCAGACAATGCGAAGTGCCGCCTCGATAGCGGCAAGCCTGATCTCTAAATCCTCCATGAAAACGCTCCTTGGGTTGATGCGCTATTCCGGTAACGAAGCGCTCCCACCAAGCACAGCCTTCGTTCGCGCCAACCTCCCGACCGATTTGGGAAACATCGCCAAGATCAGCCCCTTCAGCCAGTTGATCCCAAACACCCTTTCTAGCTCATCCCTAAATGCGGCCGCATTTGACAAATTTCCGTCACGAGCGAATTTCACGAGCTTATTGAATAGTTCGGAAGGTCTTTCAATTATGCCAACCTTGATGAGCTCTTCGACTTTAAAGAAAACGGAGGAGTTGAAATCAAGTGTTCTAATGTGATTGTTTTCAACTACATCGACGAGAACAAGCTCAAACCCCAGATCATAGTTCCAGCCCGGAATCTCACGCTCAAAGGCTTTCACGAACGAGTAAGCGGCCTCAGCGTTATGGTAGAGCGTCACGCCATTCAACTCACCGAGCTCCCGTGCTCCGCTTTCACTCGGTCCAAACTGCGAAACGCCACAGAGAAAGAAATGAATATCGGTACCTGAGTAGATATGAAGCATATCCAAATTTGCGACCAAATCCGTGATGGGGTATCGACTGAAGTTTTGATCAAAAAGAATGAACCCAACAGTTCCGGTCTCCTTGGGTATCCCTAAAGAAAATCTGCGGCCAGACGTGAGTTCTTCCTCGTTCAGAATTCTGTCAATATGATCATAAGATGGTGCAGCGATCATGCCCAAGCTCCTCAGCTACTGAATCAGCGAAAACCAACTCGAAAGTAATACTGTCGCGCGACAGTTAATCCGCGTCGGCCGGTGTCCTACCATCTGATCAAGGCGTTCTTAGAACGCCTTTGGAAGCGGCTTCTCGGAGATTTTGAACTCGCTATCTAAGCAGCTTTCGCCCATCTGTCGGACATCGACTGCTGCAAAACGTGCGAATACACGGCTTTGGCCAAAGCTTTCTTCTCGTCCGCAGTGAAGGGCGGTGTAGGCAGGTTTGTGTGAACGGCGTTGAGGATTAAAACCTCAATGTCTGCCTTGGTCTCTTCTTTCTCCCAGAATCGGTCAAGCTCGGACAAGCGTGCGGTAATTGATGCCAGTAGATCCCGGCTTGCCTGTTTGATGCGCTCGCGGTTCGCCTTGCTGAGGCTGTCCTTCTTGAGTAAATCGAAGAGAGCCAGTTCGTCCTCGGTGAGACCTTCTTCAACGGCGCGTTTTGTCTCCGCGTCCAATTCAGCCATGAGTTCGGTTAGGCGCCGGAAAGTCTCTTCGACCGTGGCTCGGTCTTTCTCGCGGTTATATTCGGCAACTATCTGCTCGTACTTAATCTGGTAGTCCATGCGGGTCGGGTTTCGAGCCAGCATCTGGACTAGTTTCTGTTCGACGATCTCGCGGATATCTTGTAGCGCTGTCGCTTTGCGCCTGACTTTCTTTGCGAACTCGTCGCGCAGTTTCTCAAGGTCGATCTGACTTAAATCGAAGGTAAGACCCTCGGCTTGGTCATCGCCAGGTGCTTGTGTGCGGATGGATTCGTTGATGATCCGATGCAATTCCTTCAGCAGCGCCGTCACATCAGCCGTGTCGCGGCGCTCGGTCAACTTCTTGTAAATGGCCTCAATGTCGTCGTGCCGCTCAGCGTATGCCAATGCGCTCGGTTCCATCAGCAATGCTTTGAATCGGATGAATACCTGACGCGCTATGATCTCAAAGCGGCGCTTCGCTTCATCTGTCGAATAGACAGCTTCCACGGCGTCTTTCAGCCCCTTTATGCGCGCAAATCCCTTTGATCCAAGCAGCGACGCCAGATCGAATCCAAGGCCACGCAGATGTGCCTCAGAGGCCTCCACGGCTTCGAGCAAGGCCTGCACGCGCTCCTCAATGGGTGCGATGATGTCCTCACCGCTTGAGCCATCATCGCCCAGCGCATATTGAGCCAGTGCTGCTCGCAAACTAGCAAGCATTCCATTGTAGTCGACGATAAGGCCGAAGTCCTTGCCAGGATAAACCCTGTTCGCGCGGGCGATGGCCTGCATCAGCGTGTGCGCCTTCATGGGTTTGTCGATGTAGAGCGTCGACAGACATTCAACATCAAAGCCTGTCAGCCACATTGCACAGACGATCGCGACACGGAATGGATGCTTTGGATTTTTAAAAGCAGTCTCGACATCCACCCGCTCGCCTTTCTCCGTATCAAAGCCCCTCTTCATCAAGGAGCGATGTGGGATGATATCGAACCCCCATTTTTTGAACTCGGCGACCTCGTTCTGGGCTTCACTGATGATGATCTCAACGATCGTCTCATCAAGCCAATCAGCCTGCGCTGACAGCTTTTGAGCTTGCTCCAAGAGTACGGCGCGCCGGGTCTCGTCAGCAGCGGATTCAGCTTCTGCCTGCTTCTGTTCGGCCGTCGCCCGAACCGCCGCCGCCTTTGCGCGCCAGCGCGGGATGATCATCTGGTGCATCCGTGCGCAGGTAATCTTGTCGATGCACACAAATAGAGACTTACCGGATTCCCATCGCGTCGCGCAGTGCTCGACGAAGTCGGCCGCAATCTTATCAAGCCGCTCATCGGCTGTGATGACTTCGTAGTCCTTACCCAGAAGCTTATCGAGCAGCGCTGCCTGGTCGGGGTTAAGTTCTGTTTCCTCTATCTTCTCGGCGATCCGGTCATTCAGGTCGGCTCTGGCGACGCCTAGCTTCTCACCTCGGTTCTCGTAAACAAGTTTGACGGTAGCGCCGTCCTCTTCCGACCGCTTGAAATCATAGCGCGAGACGTAATCTCCGAAGATGCGTTTGGTGATCTGGTCCTGCTTGAATAGAGGAGTCCCGGTGAAACCGATAAAGGCGGCGTTGGGCAGTGCCAGGCGCATGTTGCGCGCGAGCCTCCCAGCCTGCGTGCGGTGCGCTTCGTCAGAGATCACGATGATGTCATCGCGCTCGCTGTAGGGCTTCTCCGGGTTCACATTTTT from Candidatus Phaeomarinobacter ectocarpi includes these protein-coding regions:
- a CDS encoding DUF2948 family protein, coding for MKPLLLRIEDEQDLAVLSAHLQDAVTAVGDFAYEKKRRRFAGVFNRFRWEAEGTSKLGPKRHSRIRAGVHFDDVLAVRSQNIRLEAKDAVVELLAIRFEKTGGDEDPAGTITFDFAGGGTIALDVECLEGHLTDIGQPWETTSKPEHDLDA
- the hisD gene encoding histidinol dehydrogenase, with the translated sequence MTGRSQPQRSEPRRLDARSADFEAQFAELLTAKRETAVDVNNDVAAIIADVQARGDQAVIDLTNKFDRLSLKGADDLRIPQERLDAAAANVSTETLDALKLAADRIEAFHAKQLPESMRFTDEAGVELGHRWSAVDAAGLYVPGGTAAYPSSVLMNAIPARVAGVERVVMVVPTPDGIENPLVLAAAKLAGVTEVYRIGGAQAVAALAYGTNTIAPVDKIVGPGNAYVAAAKRQVFGTVGIDMIAGPSEILVVADGENDPAWIAADLLSQAEHDPSSQSILITDNVQCADDVAQAVASQLKQLSRENTASASWHDYGAIITVPSLDDAIPLVNRLAPEHLELAVADPEPLADKVRHAGAIFLGRYTPEAVGDYVAGTNHVLPTARSARFSSGLSVLDFMKRTSLVKCDADSLGRIGPAAVALADAEGLEAHGRSVSIRLNR
- a CDS encoding UPF0262 family protein — its product is MTDEPTSEQTPDPTKRIASIVLDEASVVRRTPEIEHERKVAIFDLLEDNTFAPVGSEGGPYNLHLAIEENRLVFDIRDEAEEPHGKVILSLSPFRKIIKDYFLICESYYEAIRSASPSKIESIDMGRRGLHNEGAELLTARLDGKITIDHDTSRRLFTLICVLHMKG
- a CDS encoding low molecular weight phosphatase family protein, with product MRGPNGEDLPDAILFACSQNAVRSPMAEGIMQLLYGRHVYVDSVGVRAGEVDPFVIVVMDELGIDLTKHKPRSFDELEDTSFDLIVSLTPQAQHSAVDMTRAMAADVEYWPTHDPTLVEGSREQRLNAYREVRDALMARIKERFGWRAAPSG
- a CDS encoding GFA family protein; amino-acid sequence: MQGSCCCGAVKFELTAPPSMMGTCHCSRCRKVGAGSLVFVKKDDIKWISGRDQIATYEPSPPYKYARCFCKVCGTSLGEILSDENSFPINAHVLDEDPGVRNQFHEFVAEKPAWYDICDDAKQFEAHPVQA
- the infA gene encoding translation initiation factor IF-1, translating into MAKEELLEFPGTVVELLPNATFRVELENEHQIIAHTAGKMRKNRIRVLAGDKVLVEMTPYDLTKGRITYRYK
- a CDS encoding Maf family protein encodes the protein MRASPKTAKLVLASASPRRLDLLAQAGIVPDSVDPADIDETPARSELPRPHALRLARDKAQAVAVRHPDAFVLAADTVVGVGRRILPKTEDEASARQCLELLSGRAHRVFTGVCLVAPGGRVSAQVVEARVHMKRLSDMELASYLSSGEWQGKAGGYAIQGRASAFIPSISGSYTAIVGLPLAETVNMLNGAGYVASSSD
- a CDS encoding Rne/Rng family ribonuclease; the protein is MSDEILINVGIGETRVALVDDGMLRDLVIERSVDDSAHGPCSGGTTGASLVGNLMIGRVERVLPGMQAAFVDIGLPRSGFLGVREAQCLCELMGLRDAGKMPRINDCVREGEKVLVQVLKDPIGDKGPRLSANVTIPGRLLVLVPHQPGVALSRRIEDEDDRARLTELVERVGADVAASETGDDLAKAGWIVRTAALQADEAAVERDARHVLETWREVKERAKGMNGPATVFKELGPVQRVLRDHLNEDTKAVLIDDADAFVKARAYCDAVMPGYADRLKHHTSRKPLFAEHGVDAEIETALSSRVDLPSGGWITVERTEALTAVDVNSGSFTASTNLEQTSHRINMEAADAIASQVRLRGVGGLVIIDFIHLAEDAHKEEVVARLEAGFEGDRTPTQILPMTEFSTVEMTRKRVREPLDRLLLDPVRRDPNKTRATVAYEALRAAEAAATENPGQPLSLHTAPDIVTWLEDSGLMPQLRARLGVDVTLTAVEGARRHHIDVAVMA
- a CDS encoding DNA gyrase inhibitor YacG codes for the protein MRVWFVSQSKAKCTNCSKPMVAEYRPFCSKRCADVDLNRWLGGHYAIPAVEPPDEWDMAAAQSESETKH
- a CDS encoding type I restriction endonuclease subunit R, encoding MAATGINSEDRLVQATFAEHLEQVLGWDNVYAFNTETFGPDGTLGRKDTTEAVLTRDLRTALERLNPDLPAPAIDDAIRALTVYDVSRSMVQHNRDFYRMIQGGVPITYLDAEGRRKSARARVIDFDNAPGANRFLAVRELKLTGIRTPNYNRRADLVCFVNGLPLVFIELKAVYKNIRAGFDSNLRDYMDEHVIAHAFHHNAFLIVSNGDSARYGSITSEWEHFNEWKRLDEDDAGSVDAERLLNGMLAHDRLLDLVENFILFDESKAGTARKVVARNHQLLGVNRAVASVARQEAIKADIPPEERLMHRVVELPLERKPSSKKKKDVQLSANAAAALPSFIPEGPVDIIERAHPDLGRLGVFWHTQGSGKSYSMAFFTEKVRRKIPGNFTFLLMTDRNDLDSQIYKTFVGCGIAGNKPPRAASGDDLERILKENHQYVFSLIHKFNKNVNPEKPYSERDDIIVISDEAHRTQAGRLARNMRLALPNAAFIGFTGTPLFKQDQITKRIFGDYVSRYDFKRSEEDGATVKLVYENRGEKLGVARADLNDRIAEKIEETELNPDQAALLDKLLGKDYEVITADERLDKIAADFVEHCATRWESGKSLFVCIDKITCARMHQMIIPRWRAKAAAVRATAEQKQAEAESAADETRRAVLLEQAQKLSAQADWLDETIVEIIISEAQNEVAEFKKWGFDIIPHRSLMKRGFDTEKGERVDVETAFKNPKHPFRVAIVCAMWLTGFDVECLSTLYIDKPMKAHTLMQAIARANRVYPGKDFGLIVDYNGMLASLRAALAQYALGDDGSSGEDIIAPIEERVQALLEAVEASEAHLRGLGFDLASLLGSKGFARIKGLKDAVEAVYSTDEAKRRFEIIARQVFIRFKALLMEPSALAYAERHDDIEAIYKKLTERRDTADVTALLKELHRIINESIRTQAPGDDQAEGLTFDLSQIDLEKLRDEFAKKVRRKATALQDIREIVEQKLVQMLARNPTRMDYQIKYEQIVAEYNREKDRATVEETFRRLTELMAELDAETKRAVEEGLTEDELALFDLLKKDSLSKANRERIKQASRDLLASITARLSELDRFWEKEETKADIEVLILNAVHTNLPTPPFTADEKKALAKAVYSHVLQQSMSDRWAKAA